cggagtactccgtgctATGTACAtaatactctgtacaggCGAGGTATGTTCGAGATTGACTATCCGCATCAACCTGAGGACCAATCTCAGATTGATTCATTGAAGACAAAAAATCACGGGGAGACGGACGGCATCCGGGAGTTTGGTCCAAGTCCCATTAATTGGCCCATTGACTTTCCTTAGGGCTCTTCAGGGCAATCCAATCGGAAGTCCGTACTCCACGGCCACCATACTGTTGGGGGTTTAGGGGGTTCTAGAGCCTATTGAGTGGTCCGATTTCGTTTCAGTAGCCTGCCCGAGCGAGAAAGATTTTATATTTGGCCTGAAACGAACAAGTGTGTGGGAGGCGAAAAAGAAAGTCAATGGGAAGGGGGGAAAGAGCGCTTGAGTTCGGCAAATGAGATGGGATGGATGTGACAGGGAATAATGATTCTTTAGTGCACTAGTGCTACCGGACTACTGGCGACTAGATGGGGAGTACATACTACTATATGCGGAGTAGGACACTATGACAGGCCATCATTATTGTGAAATGACCTGCTTCAGATGGTGTGTCTTCTGTGCTCTTGTCTATCACAAACAGATGTTAAAGACGTTTGATCTCCGTGAAGATCGGTAGCACAGTGTGTAGAAAGTGTCCTCAGGCTCCAACAATTTCCAAAACGGAAAGCATGGAGAATGCCTGATGGGGCGCAGGCCAAGCCTATTTCAGATCCTACCAATAAGAATGCTCAATCAAGCGGGGACTCTTCTGAATCAGCAGAAGACGCGCAAGCGCACTAACCAAAAACGGACTGGTTTCTATTCCTGGCGGACTGCGAAGTTGGTCTGCGAGGTGTTCCGTACGGGCGGTCGCAGAGTCgcctttcttctctccctttcttccttttccctgCTTTCCTGTTTACTGCCAACTCTTCGTTTTTTTAATTGGAATCTGCCACAGTCTTCTCTTATAGCCACAACAAtagtgaaaaaaaaaaaaaaaaactgttGATCTCGCCTCTATCGACAATAAGTGGTCGCTTAAGTACTTCTAGTCTCGTTGTTATTTCCATACCGGGCTATTTTTGATTCTCCCCTCTGATCCTTTCCGATCTCGGTTCTGTCTGTTGCCAGTCCCAAATTAACCCCTTGAGAGGCCCCGACCACAGCCATCTCCCTTCCTTCATCAGTCTCTCGCTTCcaatctcttccttcttcagaTCCAACTTTTGACGTTTTTTGTTTCTTGAGCGATATCCACTTTCGTTTGCTTTTGTTAAACCCTCATCTATCCTGAAAAGGAGAATTACCGCATAATCATCACCATGGCTACACTGGCCGAACACCCGACCGTTGCCCCATCGTCGACGACCTGCTACGACCCTGACATCGACTCCTTCCTCAACCTCGACCAGATCACCTACGCTACCGAAGCTCCCAGACCAAAGGCTTCGCTTCCCAGCCAGCCCGCCGTCCCAAGCACAGATTTCGCCGCTGGTGATGTTCGCAGTGCCGGCTTCGCCTCAAATGGTCAAACACCGATCGCTTTCCAGGCCCCGAGCCACCAATATGACGAACACAAGCAGCAGACTGGTCTTCCTCCGGGCGCTCTCGCCCATGCGATGTCCTTCAACCATGCCAACAACATGGGCTATGGCAGTGCCAGCCCTGGGTTTGCCATGGGAGGAGACATGTACCCGCAGATGAAGCGCGAGGATCCCCTTGATTTCAATGCCATCCCCGCCCGTAACCCATCTGAGATGGACATGGAGGGCGATAACATCGGTTCCGTTCCCGGTTATTTCTTCTCGCCAAACCCCAACAAGGCCCAGTTTGTCGACCCCAATGCTCTGGGAAGCCAGGAGGCTGTTCCCGCTGGACACTCGACCCAGGTTGGTCGTATGTACCCGGGTATGCACCAGCAACAAGCAGCCATGGCCAAGGCCGCTCAACAACAGAGACAGCATGAGATGCttcgccagcagcagcagcagcagcagcagcagcaactcCAGCAGCGTCGCATGGAGGAGCAGACCCAACAGAACAACGCTTCTCAGTCCCGTCCTCAGCGGAATTCCGACCCTGTTGTTGAAGAGCGTATTTCTCGCCTTCTCCAGCAGATCAGACAGAGCTCGATGAGTTCGCCCTCCGACTCTCCCAGTCCTTCCCTTTTGCCTCAGATggccaaggccaagaaggaggagcaggatATGGACGAGGACGAGAGACTCCTTGCTAGCGAAGAGGGCAAGAAGCTCAGCAGCAAGGAGCGCCGTCAGCTCCGTAACAAGGTTTCCGCTCGTGCTTTCCGCTCTCGCCGAAAGGGTATGATTTCAGATCCTTTGAATTGAATGACTTAATAAAGCTAACTTGAATAGAATATATCGGCCAGCTTGAAAGCGAAATTGCCTCGCGCACCAACGAGTCGCACGAACTTCGCATCCAGAACCGCGCTCTTTACGAGGAGAATGCCCGTCTGACCGACCTTGCTCACATGCTTTTGTCGTCGCCTCAATTCTCGAACTTTATGGAAGAAATGAACGTCAGCGGTCTGCCTCAGCTCCAGACCACTTCCAAGCAGCAGCCTCAGCAGtcgcagccgcagcctcaacagcagcagcagccggcCCAGCCCTCTCAGCCGCCTATGCAAGCCAGTGTCCCCGAGGCCACCCAGAACCAGGCTCCCCAAGATTTCCAGATGCAGCAGAACATGGTCATGGTTCCCAACCAGGGCATAGACATGACTAGCATGGGTCTGAACGGCGGATGGAACTCTGGAATTGACATGAACTACGCCAACACCCCCGTCTTTGCCGTTATGGAGGTGCCTGAGGGTCCTGCTCTTGATGCGGAAGTTCTTTCCGGAAAATCCTCCAGCCTTGGTAGCATCCTCCCGGAGTCTACCAAGCAGGAAGCCCCTGTCCTTGAGCGCGCACCGCAGGTCGAGGAGCCCAAGAAAGTGACCGGTGTTGAGAACCCTGACGTTGAGATTGACGAGTCCGATCCTGCTTTTGCTCTGTTTGTCGACTCCGTTAAGTCGCAACCACACACCGAGGAGTCGTTCGAGGGAGTCAAATCGGAAAAGGCTCCGGCCTTTGAGCTTGTTGTTGAGAGTGACTCCAAGACTACCGAAGCCCGATTCGCTCAACTATGTCTCAGCATGGAAGCTTCTTTCGAACGTGTTTCTATGGTGACTTCTCATCTCTCATGATTCCCCACGCCGCGCTTGTTTCGGACAAGATTTTGTAAATTTGCTTGCTTTCTTTAGTCATTCCTTTAGTGTTTTAGGTTGCTGAGCACCATTCCAAGGACACTTGACTTTTCCTTTGTTCATGATCATGTATTTGTCTTAACTGGCTACACTTTgtgcttctttcttcatcattGTTTGCGGGGTTCAATGGGTTTGGTCTGGCTGTAATTTCCGGGGATTTGGATGGCTACATTTGGGAATTTGGGATATTTGCAATTTGACTACATTAGACTGAATTTGAAACTGTCATTAAGATTGTCATCAGAATGAGTGTTTGCCATTATGACTGTATATGCAAAGTTACCCTGTAGGTCAGTGACAGTCACCGCGAAAAAGATAACCCGAGCAAAAAAGTGAACTCCGAAGCACCGCAGCGCCTCCCGAAGGTCGACGACAGCACAAATCTGTCATTCTTACCTGCAATTGTGACTCACTGCGCTCTATGGTGACATGGTGCGCGTCTCGCCTCCCCTCTGCTGTTAaagcctccttctccccaGCCAAATTGGCTTCTCTCCGTCGAACCGGGAGGCTGTTCTCGCAAGCCTCTCGTGGGTACTTTTTTCCACAAACGCCTCGCTCTTTCTCTGCAGCTGCCATTCTTTTAGCGAAATCGAAAAATAAAACCACCTTTCGACCGTTCGTCTCTGAACCGCAGTGGCCTCGCTTACTGCATTTCGAACGCACACCCGCCATTCCAAACGCATACGTTATTCGAGCCCCCCGCTCCGAATCTCGACGCTTGTTTCGCTCCTCGAACAACAACTACGTGATTTACCAGCCTGATTCGTGTACACTGAACGGTTTCGATCACAAAAGGCCGTCGCCGCTTGGAATCGCACCGATGAAGTTTTACTACCAAGTCCTCACCACGCCTACGGGCGATACCCCCGGCACAacgctgctgctgcatttcCCGGATAAGCGGTACTTTTTCGGACATCTATCAGAGGGCACGCAGCGGGCGTGTACGGAGCGCGGCGTCAAACTCACCTACCTAACCGATGCTTTCCTGACCGGCCGTACGGAATGGGCCAACAACGGCGGATTAATCGGCACCATCCTGACCCAGGCAGACGGCCTCATTAACTCGAATCTGGCGCAGGAGACCGCCGCGCAGGCAAAGGGGTTGACGGCTGAGCAGAAGAAGCACGGTGTTCCATATGCGGAGAAGGATGGACAGGTTGTGGCGCAGAGGGGCAGTTTGACGATTCATGGAGGACGGAATATCACGCATAGTCTGGCGACTGCTAGGCGGTTTGTGTTTCGGAAGGGGATGCCGGTTTTTATGAGGGAGTATGATTCGGAGACgttggggaagaggaggctTGCGGCGAAGAATGGAGATGCGTTTGAGGAGCCGTCGTGGTTTGATAATAATATCAAGGTGTGGGCTATGCCTGTTAGTCCGTCAGGGCAGGACAGTGGTGAGGCTTTGCAAGGTGGCCAGCAGAGTCCTAGGAAGAGGAGCTTGGATGAgttccaggagaaagaggatggCGTTGACATGCGTGACCGGCGGCTCAGGGAGCAGATCATGAGACAGTCTGTTGTCACTGATATGTTCAACTCGTCGTGGAGGATGGATGCTCTCATTGAGACCCCTCTGGCTGAGGTTAAGATGCCTGCGTCCATGTTCATTCGCAATCCCGAGACCAAGCAACTCGAACAGTACATGGGTCCTGCTCCGGGGAGCAACCAGCCACTCCCCGACATCAAGGTTCTCGTACGCCAACCCTGGCCGGGCGCAACGGTTGAGAAACTCCCCCCGACTACCTGGTGCAACGAGGCTCTTTCGTACGTCGTGCGGAATCACGATGTCCGTGGCAAATTCGACCCTAAGAAAGCCGAAGAGCTGAAGATCCGCAAGGGTCCCGATTACGCACGTCTGACAAAGGGCGAAAGCGTTGAATCTATGGATGGAAAGACCGTTACGCCAGAGATGGTTCTTGGCCCTCCGCGTCCGGGCAAGGGTATGGCAATTATCGACTTACCATCCGTGGAATATGTCGAGAACCTGGTTAACCGCCCAGAGTGGAGTTCGCCAGCCGTGACGACAGATCTGGAGGCATTCCTTTGGATCCTGGGACCTGGTGTGGGTGATCATCCTAAGCTGCGTGAGTTTGTTGAAAAGAGGCCGAACGCCAAGCACATCGTCTCTAGTACCGATTACTGTCCGAACTACCTTGCTCTGCCTAGTGTTGCGGGATCGTCGATCCGTTTGGCTCGCTTGAAGGGTGATAGTTACTCGATTCCTTTTCATGACAACGTGACGCTTCCGCAGCCAGGAACACCAACGCATGAATCGGAGGTTACGAAGCAGAGCATCCAGACTTCGCCGTTTGAACCATCAGAACCGGGTCTCGTTATTGGCATGGAGCCCAAGTTTGAAATTGATCGTTCCGAGGTCATGCAGAGGCTCAACCCAGCTGAAGTAGTAAACAAGATTCCCCGTGCGGTCGAGAAACGGGTCGACACGATCCGCAAGCGCATGCAGAAGCAGGAATTCCGTAACAAGCTGGAGAGTGTTCGGAAAGATCTCCCTGGGCAGAATGTCGAGATTATTGCGCTGGGAACTGGTTCTTCCGCGCCGTCGAAATACCGCAATGTCTCTGCTACGCTACTCAAGGTGCCTGGATACGGCTATTACATGCTGGACTGTGGTGAGAACACTCTCGGGCAGCTGAAGCGTGTGTATAACCCTGAGGAGTTGCGGGAGGTGCTGCGCAACTTGCGCATGATCTGGATTTCCCACCTTCACGCCGATCATCACTTGGGTACTGCGTCTCTCATCAAGGCTTGGTACCAGGAGAACTATCCCGAAGGCGTACCCTCGCAGGGACAATACATCGAAGACGATGTCAGTAAGATCCTAGACGAAAAGCGCCTATTTGTTCTATCCGAGGAAAGCATGATCAGCTGGCTGGAAGAATACGCAGCTGTCGAAGACTACGGATTTTCAAAGACAGTTCCTCTTTCAGCATATCCATACATGGACGAAAACAAGCGTATACTTACTAGCTTTGTTTACCGCCACACTCGCGCCGATGGCAGCTACCCTGGCCAGATGCGGGATGTTGGCAAACCCTCGAACACCCTCCTCCGCTTCGACGATAACAATTCCCCTCTTACAGCTCAACTCCGCACCGCAACGGGTCTTAAAGACTTCCGCACCACGAGAGTATCCCACTGCCGCGGTGCAATGGCCGCCTCGCTTATCTTTCCGGATGGTTTCCAAGTCTCGTTCTCGGGTGACTGCCGTCCCTCGCAGTCATTTGCGGAGATTGGCAAGGGCTCTACAGTCCTCATCCACGAAGCCACTTTCCAAGACGACATGTACCAATCCGCCATTGCGAAGCGCCACTCAACCACGTCCGAAGCCCTCGAAGTCGGCCGCCGCATGGAGGC
This Aspergillus chevalieri M1 DNA, chromosome 3, nearly complete sequence DNA region includes the following protein-coding sequences:
- a CDS encoding bZIP transcription factor (COG:S;~EggNog:ENOG410PHVW;~InterPro:IPR004827;~PFAM:PF00170;~go_function: GO:0003700 - DNA-binding transcription factor activity [Evidence IEA];~go_process: GO:0006355 - regulation of transcription, DNA-templated [Evidence IEA]), with amino-acid sequence MATLAEHPTVAPSSTTCYDPDIDSFLNLDQITYATEAPRPKASLPSQPAVPSTDFAAGDVRSAGFASNGQTPIAFQAPSHQYDEHKQQTGLPPGALAHAMSFNHANNMGYGSASPGFAMGGDMYPQMKREDPLDFNAIPARNPSEMDMEGDNIGSVPGYFFSPNPNKAQFVDPNALGSQEAVPAGHSTQVGRMYPGMHQQQAAMAKAAQQQRQHEMLRQQQQQQQQQQLQQRRMEEQTQQNNASQSRPQRNSDPVVEERISRLLQQIRQSSMSSPSDSPSPSLLPQMAKAKKEEQDMDEDERLLASEEGKKLSSKERRQLRNKVSARAFRSRRKEYIGQLESEIASRTNESHELRIQNRALYEENARLTDLAHMLLSSPQFSNFMEEMNVSGLPQLQTTSKQQPQQSQPQPQQQQQPAQPSQPPMQASVPEATQNQAPQDFQMQQNMVMVPNQGIDMTSMGLNGGWNSGIDMNYANTPVFAVMEVPEGPALDAEVLSGKSSSLGSILPESTKQEAPVLERAPQVEEPKKVTGVENPDVEIDESDPAFALFVDSVKSQPHTEESFEGVKSEKAPAFELVVESDSKTTEARFAQLCLSMEASFERVSMVTSHLS
- a CDS encoding ribonuclease Z (COG:Q;~EggNog:ENOG410PGTV;~InterPro:IPR027794,IPR036866;~PFAM:PF13691;~go_process: GO:0008033 - tRNA processing [Evidence IEA]); amino-acid sequence: MVTWCASRLPSAVKASFSPAKLASLRRTGRLFSQASRGYFFPQTPRSFSAAAILLAKSKNKTTFRPFVSEPQWPRLLHFERTPAIPNAYVIRAPRSESRRLFRSSNNNYVIYQPDSCTLNGFDHKRPSPLGIAPMKFYYQVLTTPTGDTPGTTLLLHFPDKRYFFGHLSEGTQRACTERGVKLTYLTDAFLTGRTEWANNGGLIGTILTQADGLINSNLAQETAAQAKGLTAEQKKHGVPYAEKDGQVVAQRGSLTIHGGRNITHSLATARRFVFRKGMPVFMREYDSETLGKRRLAAKNGDAFEEPSWFDNNIKVWAMPVSPSGQDSGEALQGGQQSPRKRSLDEFQEKEDGVDMRDRRLREQIMRQSVVTDMFNSSWRMDALIETPLAEVKMPASMFIRNPETKQLEQYMGPAPGSNQPLPDIKVLVRQPWPGATVEKLPPTTWCNEALSYVVRNHDVRGKFDPKKAEELKIRKGPDYARLTKGESVESMDGKTVTPEMVLGPPRPGKGMAIIDLPSVEYVENLVNRPEWSSPAVTTDLEAFLWILGPGVGDHPKLREFVEKRPNAKHIVSSTDYCPNYLALPSVAGSSIRLARLKGDSYSIPFHDNVTLPQPGTPTHESEVTKQSIQTSPFEPSEPGLVIGMEPKFEIDRSEVMQRLNPAEVVNKIPRAVEKRVDTIRKRMQKQEFRNKLESVRKDLPGQNVEIIALGTGSSAPSKYRNVSATLLKVPGYGYYMLDCGENTLGQLKRVYNPEELREVLRNLRMIWISHLHADHHLGTASLIKAWYQENYPEGVPSQGQYIEDDVSKILDEKRLFVLSEESMISWLEEYAAVEDYGFSKTVPLSAYPYMDENKRILTSFVYRHTRADGSYPGQMRDVGKPSNTLLRFDDNNSPLTAQLRTATGLKDFRTTRVSHCRGAMAASLIFPDGFQVSFSGDCRPSQSFAEIGKGSTVLIHEATFQDDMYQSAIAKRHSTTSEALEVGRRMEARTILLTHFSQRYQKVAYVDQKTGAVKHEEAQDTPADADAGEEPETLEDDTPPKSFKDVITLRRPNQHTSRTTRSSVLDRTPTTAVFDYMRLRVGDIPIAQAYNPALEKLFDILERASTEEANQAKKEREEQKTVDSKRGKKKVERQALAQGKQLPVQEVPAADAETGPSVWSADESESGWSTSEPEDEGGK